A genome region from Scyliorhinus torazame isolate Kashiwa2021f chromosome 11, sScyTor2.1, whole genome shotgun sequence includes the following:
- the LOC140385560 gene encoding putative Polycomb group protein ASXL3 isoform X2 produces MQLRIRQEIEKEKKIEQWKETFFEQYYGQKMGVTEEEAVKLESVKESFENQDDCLFSAPHTISQPCEISSGIEHESKENPVPYTDLKQTQCNIQQIPAKEPVKTAKEEDILISLCSDMTSDESVIQEEIAEEVEPTICVNFDENKPTESNTSDFEQSCLRSPEKAEQEIPADDLKPDLIIQSIKEIESQSEHAVDPQMPSPKISNISFELLTSTSTPPQLPDSFNASNSDIYELAANVSNEESTLEQCSSPMCSESSPYCEELDAVTNSPDSPEKNAQFTSQQQDTSTHSETSALTGHSENENKDLENHLRTSQCIPQSPPLMSTPSDLSTSEGLRNDNKDLELQKRKPLEQHSLEYCQEKRPRIENDQSFRTLPSRSQSEKEMPTKEEPKVPPIKIHLSRIKLPFVIRSHPSYQICPKASSSAVPGGGRNTGARTLADIKARAQQARAQREAAAAAAAGTVGDGGIGNTGSIGGQTRTLADIKAQTKAKLLAKHLARTQLLQSDEQPSCKQGRTAVGVVQDTGISMSEETAKVDHISSINITCCTESTPVLKVDDYVFNGAMPYSPDNVAVANSAQSSTTSSCVSNATILQCTDNTAVQSTVSFAMATFTDNITVPSTSVEEQHPHSITKQKSANNTGMPICADSCTMPSNDDRDPATSSVANNTLPSCIIGITVPSSNDFDINTVSPCSVDIVSKADTAHNASMQCSPEPIVLADYCTRAISPDKSSIPNAGDDITILSNNEHEVNTNDVAFGHHSVDNTTLPNCVASTDISSFDSALNSASDMNVPINFSVRTIPNSEGLSLNLSSTSVNEKNIGIASAELLNSLKPLIITEGASSSDAGYSVANSHTMPGNVFSNVSMDSQAEIVKTENALNDKVDSQVFVSHWPEPDSDNQLQNSDSKVLTEQKNDSLPLPSKNSLRSTLQHDTADTTDLQFELTHPQHQCSTVKNSTDLEEIVINNQDQNISSQSKSSHLLSKETQSINELVSNINESHNLNNNKEYDNGTTKSVKWDTYTHPEESTVTKGRTLESVKAKANKSRLKEEYLSLAHSSETKQGEHLENCDATENALHPRINPDVDNSQGKDSKTPLSMRQSQAFTLAAMESQERIPAPGSTNRHLSSVEANNPLVTQLLQGNLPLEKVLPQLRSGARLEINRLSLPPQGSTESKVTTADRDVAINIPHSLSQVSKGQTWGTVWQIQCKTREMQVNKRQAKSVGEQSHSRFNQAKQFTAVGVKMWAQSPLNMEQDQSGEQQTLVKQEWINKAFIQHKVAQSPEFREHKRSLSSCSLKQSLLTSSDNSNNLTDTTPILEREPTPHQHSVDLRRLAEAEASLQTTLPTTLGYTTQKFNRHLERSSPAFNSTAQVNTSPDTDQESTDAVFPNSLKIKQTESSCIATQSVQNKSAKHLPTLSECEVPPNQNQGSVTMETNKRTSLLSTTDSCSDIKMEQFSVEGLNNSCAVDVKDFSSDHYETKEHVKVFGPTMDVFLGKIVNEPDFPSPLPSEMSKSASQLATSKFLHQQQLYGNYSTLHFSGTNLKQAASVIEQSIGSFLGNNGNNTITLSNQNTSIPAHRFSGTSGGEELELKCSCRLKAMIMCKGCGAFCHDDCIGPSKLCVACLVVR; encoded by the exons ATGCAGTTACGTATTCGACAAGAGATTGAAAAGGAGAAGAAGATAGAACAATGGAAGGAAACATTTTTTGAACAATACTATGGACAAAA GATGGGTGTAACAGAAGAAGAAGCTGTAAAACTAGAATCAGTAAAAGAATCTTTTGAAAATCAAGACGACTGCTTATTTTCAGCACCACACACCATATCACAGCCCTGTGAGATCTCATCTGGCATTGAGCATGAAAGCAAAGAAAATCCTGTGCCTTATACAGATCTAAAGCAAACACAATGCAACATACAGCAAATCCCGGCCAAAGAACCAGTCAAAACTGCTAAAGAAGAGGATATACTAATATCCTTGTGCTCAGACATGACCTCAGATGAATCTGTTATTCAGGAGGAGATAGCAGAAGAAGTTGAACCAACTATTTGTGTAAACTTTGATGAAAACAAACCTACTGAGTCCAATACCTCTGACTTTGAGCAGTCTTGCCTGCGTAGCCCTGAAAAGGCAGAACAAGAAATCCCAGCAGATGACTTGAAGCCTGATCTCATTATACAAAGTATCAAGGAGATTGAGTCCCAATCTGAGCACGCTGTAGATCCACAGATGCCTTCCCCGAAAATATCTAACATTTCTTTTGAACTGCTTACTTCCACTTCTACTCCACCTCAACTTCCTGATTCCTTTAATGCTTCTAACAGTGATATATATGAGCTGGCAGCTAACGTGAGTAATGAGGAGAGTACTCTAGAACAATGTAGTTCTCCTATGTGCTCAGAATCTTCACCTTATTGTGAAGAGCTCGATGCTGTAACCAATAGCCCCGATTCTCCAGAGAAAAATGCACAGTTCACATCTCAGCAACAAGATACCTCTACACACTCTGAAACCTCTGCATTGACTGGGCATTCTGAAAATGAGAACAAAGATCTAGAAAACCATCTAAGGACATCGCAGTGCATCCCTCAGTCACCACCACTAATGTCCACACCCTCAGACCTTTCTACATCAGAGGGACTTAGAAATGACAACAAAGATCTTGAGCTACAAAAGAGAAAACCACTGGAACAGCATAGCCTGGAGTACTGTCAGGAGAAAAGACCTAGAATTGAAAATGACCAGTCCTTTCGGACACTTCCCAGCCGGTCACAAAGTGAAAAAGAGATGCCTACAAAAGAAGAGCCAAAGGTCCCACCTATCAAG ATTCACTTATCAAGGATCAAACTTCCATTTGTCATCAGGAGCCATCCATCCTACCAGATCTGTCCAAAGGCATCCTCCAGTGCGGTACCAGGTGGAGGAAGAAATACTGGTGCAAGGACCCTTGCAGATATCAAAGCGAGAGCACAACAAGCTAGAGCTCAGAgggaggcggcagcagcagcagcagctggcACGGTGGGAGATGGAGGAATCGGTAATACAGGATCAATTGGAGGACAGACCAGAACACTGGCAGATATTAAAGCACAGACAAAGGCAAAGTTACTTGCAAAACATCTGGCAAGAACACAATTATTGCAATCAGATGAACAGCCCTCCTGTAAACAAGGCAGGACTGCAGTAGGTGTTGTGCAGGATACCGGCATTTCAATGAGTGAAGAGACTGCTAAAGTAGATCATATCTCTTCCATAAATATAACATGCTGTACTGAAAGCACTCCTGTTCTAAAAGTTGATGATTATGTCTTCAATGGTGCTATGCCTTACTCTCCTGATAATGTTGCAGTGGCTAACTCTGCTCAAAGTAGCACAACATCCAGCTGTGTCAGTAATGCTACAATTCTACAGTGCACTGACAATACTGCAGTGCAAAGCACTGTTAGTTTTGCTATGGCCACCTTTACTGACAATATCACTGTGCCCAGCACTAGTGTCGAGGAACAACATCCTCACAGTATTACTAAACAGAAATCTGCTAACAATACTGGTATGCCAATATGTGCTGATAGTTGTACCATGCCAAGCAATGATGACAGGGATCCCGCAACAAGTAGTGTTGCCAATAACACACTGCCAAGTTGCATTATTGGAATTACTGTCCCAAGTTCCAATGATTTTGATATTAATACAGTCTCTCCATGTTCTGTAGACATTGTTTCCAAAGCTGACACTGCGCATAATGCGTCAATGCAATGTTCACCTGAGCCTATTGTCCTGGCAGACTATTGCACCAGAGCCATTTCTCCTGATAAAAGTTCAATTCCAAATGCTGGTGATGACATTACCATTCTCAGCAATAATGAACATGAAGTTAATACTAATGATGTTGCTTTTGGGCATCACTCTGTTGATAACACCACATTACCCAACTGCGTTGCCAGTACAGACATTTCAAGTTTTGATAGTGCTTTGAATTCTGCCAGTGATATGAACGTGCCAATCAACTTCAGTGTTAGGACCATCCCAAATTCTGAAGGCTTGTCATTAAATCTGAGCTCTACTTCAGTAAATGAGAAAAACATCGGTATTGCAAGTGCTGAGCTTTTGAACTCTTTGAAACCTCTTATCATTACAGAAGGAGCATCAAGTTCTGATGCAGGTTACAGCGTGGCTAATTCACATACCATGCCAGGAAATGTATTTTCAAATGTCAGTATGGATTCCCAGGCTGAaatagtaaaaacagaaaatgctttgaACGATAAAGTAGATTCTCAGGTATTTGTCAGTCATTGGCCTGAACCAGACAGTGATAATCAATTACAAAACAGTGACTCTAAGGTGCTAACAGAACAAAAGAATGACAGTCTACCACTACCATCAAAAAACTCACTAAGATCTACACTCCAACATGACACAGCAGACACTACTGACCTCCAGTTTGAGCTTACTCATCCACAACATCAATGTTCCACAGTTAAAAACTCAACAGATTTGGAAGAAATAGTTATTAATAACCAGGACCAAAATATCTCAAGCCAAAGTAAATCAAGTCATCTTCTCAGCAAAGAAACGCAAAGTATCAATGAATTGGTGAGCAACATTAACGAAAGCCACAACTTGAATAACAATAAAGAATATGACAATGGTACAACGAAGAGTGTCAAATGGGACACTTATACACACCCTGAAGAATCCACAGTTACAAAAGGAAGAACATTGGAGTCGGTCAAAGCCAAAGCTAATAAGTCCAGGCTAAAGGAAGAATATTTGTCCCTTGCACATAGCTCTGAAACTAAACAGGGAGAGCATTTGGAAAATTGTGATGCAACAGAAAATGCCCTTCACCCTCGAATCAATCCAGATGTAGACAATTCGCAAGGAAAAGACTCCAAAACACCTTTGAGCATGAGGCAGTCCCAGGCGTTCACATTAGCAGCTATGGAAAGCCAAGAAAGAATTCCTGCTCCTGGAAGCACTAATCGTCATCTTTCATCAGTTGAAGCCAATAACCCTCTTGTGACACAGTTGCTGCAAGGCAACTTGCCTTTGGAGAAAGTGTTGCCTCAGCTTCGATCAGGTGCCAGGCTTGAAATTAATAGACTTTCATTGCCCCCTCAAGGTTCTACTGAATCCAAAGTGACTACAGCTGATAGAGATGTCGCCATTAACATTCCTCATTCTCTTTCCCAGGTCTCGAAGGGGCAGACTTGGGGAACAGTATGGCAGATTCAATGCAAAACTCGTGAAATGCAAGTGAACAAGAGACAGGCTAAGTCAGTGGGAGAACAGTCACACAGTCGGTTTAACCAAGCAAAGCAGTTCACTGCCGTTGGAGTTAAAATGTGGGCACAGAGTCCACTCAATATGGAACAAGATCAATCAGGGGAACAGCAGACATTAGTTAAACAGGAATGGATTAACAAGGCTTTCATTCAGCACAAAGTTGCTCAAAGCCCAGAGTTTAGAGAGCACAAGAGATCTTTGTCTTCATGTAGTTTGAAGCAGAGTTTGTTGACCAGTAGCGATAACAGCAACAACTTGACTGATACAACCCCTATCTTAGAGAGAGAGCCCACCCCTCACCAACATTCTGTTGATTTGAGACGATTGGCTGAAGCAGAAGCTTCACTGCAAACTACTCTACCAACCACACTGGGCTATACCACTCAAAAATTCAACCGACATCTGGAGAGAAGTAGCCCAGCATTTAACTCCACAGCACAAGTCAATACATCGCCAGACACAGATCAGGAAAGCACAGATGCTGTTTTCCCAAACAGTCTTAAAATTAAGCAAACTGAAAGCAGCTGCATAGCAACACAAAGTGTCCAGAATAAATCTGCAAAACATCTTCCGACACTAAGCGAATGCGAAGTACCTCCTAATCAAAACCAAGGATCTGTTACTATGGAAACCAATAAAAGAACGAGTTTGCTTTCTACAACTGATAGCTGTAGTGATATTAAAATGGAGCAGTTTTCTGTTGAGGGCCTAAACAATAGCTGTGCGGTGGATGTCAAAGATTTTTCAAGTGACCATTATGAAACAAAAGAACACGTAAAGGTTTTTGGACCAACAATGGATGTATTTTTAGGCAAAATAGTAAATGAACCTgactttccttcccctctgccctcTGAGATGAGTAAATCAGCCTCACAACTTGCTACTTCAAAATTTCTACATCAGCAGCAACTCTATGGAAATTATTCCACATTACATTTCAGTGGCACTAATTTGAAACAAGCTGCCTCTGTTATTGAACAGTCCATTGGTAGTTTTTTGGGAAATAATGGAAACAACACTATTACTTTGTCCAACCAGAACACTAGCATTCCAGCTCATAGATTTTCTGGTACTAGTGGTGGTGAAGAACTGGAGCTGAAATGCTCTTGCAGGCTGAAAGCCATGATTATGTGTAAAGGATGTGGGGCCTTCTGCCATGATGACTGCATAGGGCCTTCAAAATTATGTGTAGCCTGCTTAGTAGTACGATAG